The Cinclus cinclus chromosome 28, bCinCin1.1, whole genome shotgun sequence genome window below encodes:
- the CELF5 gene encoding CUGBP Elav-like family member 5 isoform X4: protein MHKGCAFLTYCARDSAIKAQTALHEQKTLPGMARPIQVKPADSESRGGDRKLFVGMLNKQQSEDDVLRLFEPFGVIDECTVLRGPDGNSKGCAFVKFSSHTEAQAAIHALHGSQTMPGASSSLVVKFADTDKERTLRRMQQMVGQLGIFTPSLSLPFSPYSAYAQALMQQQTTVLSTSHGSYLSPGVAFSPCHIQQIGAVSLNGLPATPIAPASGLHSPPLLGTAAMPGLVAPISNGFTGVVPFPNGHPTLETVYTNGLVPYSAQSPSVAETLHPAFTGVQQYAGTSFPSVYPTTTITPIAQSIPQQPPILQQQQREGPEGCNLFIYHLPQEFGDNELMQMFLPFGFVSFDNPSSAQTAIQAMNGFQIGMKRLKVQLKRPKDANHPY, encoded by the exons ATGGCGCGCCCGATCCAGGTGAAGCCTGCCGACAGCGAGAGCCGTGGAG GGGACAGGAAGCTCTTTGTGGGCATGTTAAATAAGCAGCAGTCTGAGGATGACGTGCTCCGGCTCTTTGAACCGTTTGGGGTCATTGATGAATGCACGGTGCTCCGTGGACCTGATGGGAACAGCAAAG GCTGTGCTTTTGTAAAGTTCTCATCTCACACAGAGGCTCAGGCAGCAATCCACGCACTCCATGGCAGCCAGACAATGCCC GGTGCCTCCTCCAGTCTAGTGGTGAAGTTTGCTGACACAGATAAGGAGAGGACCCTGCGCCGTATGCAGCAAATGGTGGGGCAGCTGGGCATTTTCACTCCATCTCTCTCCCTGCCGTTCAGCCCATACAGCGCCTATGCGCAGGCT CTGATGCAGCAGCAGACCACGGTTCTCTCCACCTCCCACGGCAGCTACCTGAGCCCGGGCGTCGCCTTCTCCCCGTGCCACATCCAGCAGATCGGTGCCGTCAGTCTCAACGGGCTGCCAGCCACTCCCATTGCACCAGCGTCAG GGCTACATTCACCACCTCTCCTGGGAACAGCAGCCATGCCAGGACTGGTGGCACCCATTTCCAATGGATTCACTGGAGTGGTACCATTCCCAAATGGGCATCCAACCTTGGAAACAGTTTACACCAATGGCCTTGTGCCATATTCAG ccCAGAGCCCTTCAGTAGCAGAGACTTTGCACCCAGCCTTCACAGGAGTTCAGCAGTATGCAGGTACCAGCTTCCCTT CTGTGTATCCAACCACCACCATCACCCCCATTGCACAGAGCATCCCTCAGCAGCCtcccatcctgcagcagcagcagcgagaaG GTCCTGAAGGCTGCAATCTCTTCATCTACCATCTCCCCCAGGAGTTTGGAGACAATGAGCTGATGCAGATGTTCCTGCCCTTTG GTTTTGTGAGCTTTGACAACCCATCCAGTGCACAGACTGCTATCCAGGCTATGAATGGCTTCCAGATTGGCATGAAACGCTTGAAGGTCCAGTTGAAACGGCCCAAGGATGCCAACCATCCCTACTGA
- the CELF5 gene encoding CUGBP Elav-like family member 5 isoform X2, producing MHKGCAFLTYCARDSAIKAQTALHEQKTLPGMARPIQVKPADSESRGGDRKLFVGMLNKQQSEDDVLRLFEPFGVIDECTVLRGPDGNSKGCAFVKFSSHTEAQAAIHALHGSQTMPGASSSLVVKFADTDKERTLRRMQQMVGQLGIFTPSLSLPFSPYSAYAQALMQQQTTVLSTSHGSYLSPGVAFSPCHIQQIGAVSLNGLPATPIAPASGLHSPPLLGTAAMPGLVAPISNGFTGVVPFPNGHPTLETVYTNGLVPYSAQSPSVAETLHPAFTGVQQYAGTSFPSVYPTTTITPIAQSIPQQPPILQQQQREGPEGCNLFIYHLPQEFGDNELMQMFLPFGNIISSKVFMDRATNQSKCFGFVSFDNPSSAQTAIQAMNGFQIGMKRLKVQLKRPKDANHPY from the exons ATGGCGCGCCCGATCCAGGTGAAGCCTGCCGACAGCGAGAGCCGTGGAG GGGACAGGAAGCTCTTTGTGGGCATGTTAAATAAGCAGCAGTCTGAGGATGACGTGCTCCGGCTCTTTGAACCGTTTGGGGTCATTGATGAATGCACGGTGCTCCGTGGACCTGATGGGAACAGCAAAG GCTGTGCTTTTGTAAAGTTCTCATCTCACACAGAGGCTCAGGCAGCAATCCACGCACTCCATGGCAGCCAGACAATGCCC GGTGCCTCCTCCAGTCTAGTGGTGAAGTTTGCTGACACAGATAAGGAGAGGACCCTGCGCCGTATGCAGCAAATGGTGGGGCAGCTGGGCATTTTCACTCCATCTCTCTCCCTGCCGTTCAGCCCATACAGCGCCTATGCGCAGGCT CTGATGCAGCAGCAGACCACGGTTCTCTCCACCTCCCACGGCAGCTACCTGAGCCCGGGCGTCGCCTTCTCCCCGTGCCACATCCAGCAGATCGGTGCCGTCAGTCTCAACGGGCTGCCAGCCACTCCCATTGCACCAGCGTCAG GGCTACATTCACCACCTCTCCTGGGAACAGCAGCCATGCCAGGACTGGTGGCACCCATTTCCAATGGATTCACTGGAGTGGTACCATTCCCAAATGGGCATCCAACCTTGGAAACAGTTTACACCAATGGCCTTGTGCCATATTCAG ccCAGAGCCCTTCAGTAGCAGAGACTTTGCACCCAGCCTTCACAGGAGTTCAGCAGTATGCAGGTACCAGCTTCCCTT CTGTGTATCCAACCACCACCATCACCCCCATTGCACAGAGCATCCCTCAGCAGCCtcccatcctgcagcagcagcagcgagaaG GTCCTGAAGGCTGCAATCTCTTCATCTACCATCTCCCCCAGGAGTTTGGAGACAATGAGCTGATGCAGATGTTCCTGCCCTTTGGCAATATCATCTCCTCCAAGGTGTTCATGGATCGTGCCACCAACCAGAGCAAGTGTTTTG GTTTTGTGAGCTTTGACAACCCATCCAGTGCACAGACTGCTATCCAGGCTATGAATGGCTTCCAGATTGGCATGAAACGCTTGAAGGTCCAGTTGAAACGGCCCAAGGATGCCAACCATCCCTACTGA
- the CELF5 gene encoding CUGBP Elav-like family member 5 isoform X3, with translation MHKGCAFLTYCARDSAIKAQTALHEQKTLPGMARPIQVKPADSESRGGDRKLFVGMLNKQQSEDDVLRLFEPFGVIDECTVLRGPDGNSKGCAFVKFSSHTEAQAAIHALHGSQTMPGASSSLVVKFADTDKERTLRRMQQMVGQLGIFTPSLSLPFSPYSAYAQALMQQQTTVLSTSHGSYLSPGVAFSPCHIQQIGAVSLNGLPATPIAPASGLHSPPLLGTAAMPGLVAPISNGFTGVVPFPNGHPTLETVYTNGLVPYSAQSPSVAETLHPAFTGVQQYAAVYPTTTITPIAQSIPQQPPILQQQQREGPEGCNLFIYHLPQEFGDNELMQMFLPFGNIISSKVFMDRATNQSKCFGFVSFDNPSSAQTAIQAMNGFQIGMKRLKVQLKRPKDANHPY, from the exons ATGGCGCGCCCGATCCAGGTGAAGCCTGCCGACAGCGAGAGCCGTGGAG GGGACAGGAAGCTCTTTGTGGGCATGTTAAATAAGCAGCAGTCTGAGGATGACGTGCTCCGGCTCTTTGAACCGTTTGGGGTCATTGATGAATGCACGGTGCTCCGTGGACCTGATGGGAACAGCAAAG GCTGTGCTTTTGTAAAGTTCTCATCTCACACAGAGGCTCAGGCAGCAATCCACGCACTCCATGGCAGCCAGACAATGCCC GGTGCCTCCTCCAGTCTAGTGGTGAAGTTTGCTGACACAGATAAGGAGAGGACCCTGCGCCGTATGCAGCAAATGGTGGGGCAGCTGGGCATTTTCACTCCATCTCTCTCCCTGCCGTTCAGCCCATACAGCGCCTATGCGCAGGCT CTGATGCAGCAGCAGACCACGGTTCTCTCCACCTCCCACGGCAGCTACCTGAGCCCGGGCGTCGCCTTCTCCCCGTGCCACATCCAGCAGATCGGTGCCGTCAGTCTCAACGGGCTGCCAGCCACTCCCATTGCACCAGCGTCAG GGCTACATTCACCACCTCTCCTGGGAACAGCAGCCATGCCAGGACTGGTGGCACCCATTTCCAATGGATTCACTGGAGTGGTACCATTCCCAAATGGGCATCCAACCTTGGAAACAGTTTACACCAATGGCCTTGTGCCATATTCAG ccCAGAGCCCTTCAGTAGCAGAGACTTTGCACCCAGCCTTCACAGGAGTTCAGCAGTATGCAG CTGTGTATCCAACCACCACCATCACCCCCATTGCACAGAGCATCCCTCAGCAGCCtcccatcctgcagcagcagcagcgagaaG GTCCTGAAGGCTGCAATCTCTTCATCTACCATCTCCCCCAGGAGTTTGGAGACAATGAGCTGATGCAGATGTTCCTGCCCTTTGGCAATATCATCTCCTCCAAGGTGTTCATGGATCGTGCCACCAACCAGAGCAAGTGTTTTG GTTTTGTGAGCTTTGACAACCCATCCAGTGCACAGACTGCTATCCAGGCTATGAATGGCTTCCAGATTGGCATGAAACGCTTGAAGGTCCAGTTGAAACGGCCCAAGGATGCCAACCATCCCTACTGA
- the CELF5 gene encoding CUGBP Elav-like family member 5 isoform X7 — MHKGCAFLTYCARDSAIKAQTALHEQKTLPGMARPIQVKPADSESRGGDRKLFVGMLNKQQSEDDVLRLFEPFGVIDECTVLRGPDGNSKGCAFVKFSSHTEAQAAIHALHGSQTMPGASSSLVVKFADTDKERTLRRMQQMVGQLGIFTPSLSLPFSPYSAYAQALMQQQTTVLSTSHGSYLSPGVAFSPCHIQQIGAVSLNGLPATPIAPASGLHSPPLLGTAAMPGLVAPISNGFTGVVPFPNGHPTLETVYTNGLVPYSAQSPSVAETLHPAFTGVQQYAAVYPTTTITPIAQSIPQQPPILQQQQREGFVSFDNPSSAQTAIQAMNGFQIGMKRLKVQLKRPKDANHPY, encoded by the exons ATGGCGCGCCCGATCCAGGTGAAGCCTGCCGACAGCGAGAGCCGTGGAG GGGACAGGAAGCTCTTTGTGGGCATGTTAAATAAGCAGCAGTCTGAGGATGACGTGCTCCGGCTCTTTGAACCGTTTGGGGTCATTGATGAATGCACGGTGCTCCGTGGACCTGATGGGAACAGCAAAG GCTGTGCTTTTGTAAAGTTCTCATCTCACACAGAGGCTCAGGCAGCAATCCACGCACTCCATGGCAGCCAGACAATGCCC GGTGCCTCCTCCAGTCTAGTGGTGAAGTTTGCTGACACAGATAAGGAGAGGACCCTGCGCCGTATGCAGCAAATGGTGGGGCAGCTGGGCATTTTCACTCCATCTCTCTCCCTGCCGTTCAGCCCATACAGCGCCTATGCGCAGGCT CTGATGCAGCAGCAGACCACGGTTCTCTCCACCTCCCACGGCAGCTACCTGAGCCCGGGCGTCGCCTTCTCCCCGTGCCACATCCAGCAGATCGGTGCCGTCAGTCTCAACGGGCTGCCAGCCACTCCCATTGCACCAGCGTCAG GGCTACATTCACCACCTCTCCTGGGAACAGCAGCCATGCCAGGACTGGTGGCACCCATTTCCAATGGATTCACTGGAGTGGTACCATTCCCAAATGGGCATCCAACCTTGGAAACAGTTTACACCAATGGCCTTGTGCCATATTCAG ccCAGAGCCCTTCAGTAGCAGAGACTTTGCACCCAGCCTTCACAGGAGTTCAGCAGTATGCAG CTGTGTATCCAACCACCACCATCACCCCCATTGCACAGAGCATCCCTCAGCAGCCtcccatcctgcagcagcagcagcgagaaG GTTTTGTGAGCTTTGACAACCCATCCAGTGCACAGACTGCTATCCAGGCTATGAATGGCTTCCAGATTGGCATGAAACGCTTGAAGGTCCAGTTGAAACGGCCCAAGGATGCCAACCATCCCTACTGA
- the CELF5 gene encoding CUGBP Elav-like family member 5 isoform X6: MHKGCAFLTYCARDSAIKAQTALHEQKTLPGMARPIQVKPADSESRGGDRKLFVGMLNKQQSEDDVLRLFEPFGVIDECTVLRGPDGNSKGCAFVKFSSHTEAQAAIHALHGSQTMPGASSSLVVKFADTDKERTLRRMQQMVGQLGIFTPSLSLPFSPYSAYAQALMQQQTTVLSTSHGSYLSPGVAFSPCHIQQIGAVSLNGLPATPIAPASGLHSPPLLGTAAMPGLVAPISNGFTGVVPFPNGHPTLETVYTNGLVPYSAQSPSVAETLHPAFTGVQQYAGTSFPSVYPTTTITPIAQSIPQQPPILQQQQREGFVSFDNPSSAQTAIQAMNGFQIGMKRLKVQLKRPKDANHPY, translated from the exons ATGGCGCGCCCGATCCAGGTGAAGCCTGCCGACAGCGAGAGCCGTGGAG GGGACAGGAAGCTCTTTGTGGGCATGTTAAATAAGCAGCAGTCTGAGGATGACGTGCTCCGGCTCTTTGAACCGTTTGGGGTCATTGATGAATGCACGGTGCTCCGTGGACCTGATGGGAACAGCAAAG GCTGTGCTTTTGTAAAGTTCTCATCTCACACAGAGGCTCAGGCAGCAATCCACGCACTCCATGGCAGCCAGACAATGCCC GGTGCCTCCTCCAGTCTAGTGGTGAAGTTTGCTGACACAGATAAGGAGAGGACCCTGCGCCGTATGCAGCAAATGGTGGGGCAGCTGGGCATTTTCACTCCATCTCTCTCCCTGCCGTTCAGCCCATACAGCGCCTATGCGCAGGCT CTGATGCAGCAGCAGACCACGGTTCTCTCCACCTCCCACGGCAGCTACCTGAGCCCGGGCGTCGCCTTCTCCCCGTGCCACATCCAGCAGATCGGTGCCGTCAGTCTCAACGGGCTGCCAGCCACTCCCATTGCACCAGCGTCAG GGCTACATTCACCACCTCTCCTGGGAACAGCAGCCATGCCAGGACTGGTGGCACCCATTTCCAATGGATTCACTGGAGTGGTACCATTCCCAAATGGGCATCCAACCTTGGAAACAGTTTACACCAATGGCCTTGTGCCATATTCAG ccCAGAGCCCTTCAGTAGCAGAGACTTTGCACCCAGCCTTCACAGGAGTTCAGCAGTATGCAGGTACCAGCTTCCCTT CTGTGTATCCAACCACCACCATCACCCCCATTGCACAGAGCATCCCTCAGCAGCCtcccatcctgcagcagcagcagcgagaaG GTTTTGTGAGCTTTGACAACCCATCCAGTGCACAGACTGCTATCCAGGCTATGAATGGCTTCCAGATTGGCATGAAACGCTTGAAGGTCCAGTTGAAACGGCCCAAGGATGCCAACCATCCCTACTGA
- the MICOS13 gene encoding MICOS complex subunit MIC13 yields the protein MAARLLPAVKFLIKGGLAGAAVYVAYDQGLLGSGTEGAEALKKAQETLPPAIQEWTNYLGWELPPTPKFDFSLSNSWNKGVHTVMSALSVAPTRACEYTVEGWKYVKDLVK from the exons atggCCGCCCGCCTGCTCCCCGCCGTCAA GTTTCTGATCAAAGGAggcctggctggagctgctgtgtaCGTGGCGTATGAccaggggctgctgggcagTGGCACAGAAGGTGCTGAAGCACTCAAAAAAGCTCAAGAAACGCTGCCTCCAGCTATCCAAGAGTGGACAAATTACCTGGGCTGGGAG CTCCCACCCACTCCAAAATTTGATTTTTCCCTCTCTAATTCCTGGAATAAAG GAGTTCACACAGTCATGTCTGCCTTGTCTGTAGCTCCCACCAGGGCCTGTGAATACACAGTGGAAGGCTGGAAATACGTGAAAGATCTTGTTAAATGA
- the HSD11B1L gene encoding LOW QUALITY PROTEIN: hydroxysteroid 11-beta-dehydrogenase 1-like protein (The sequence of the model RefSeq protein was modified relative to this genomic sequence to represent the inferred CDS: inserted 2 bases in 2 codons), producing the protein MKPIGQVLCATGVVAGLITFFWKDDFNPENLSGACVLMTRASAGIGEQIAYCYARFGAEIVLTARREAVLQKVMEKCMTLGEKKMFYIPTDIFSPSEPENVVQFAVQKLGGLDYLXLKHISKNRSQQWAGDVEYTCWLMQVNFLSYVALATAALPTLEKNRGALVVVPSLTGKMPTAFITSYSALKFALDGFFSSLHHELIMQKRDVSVTLCILGLINTDSALEYTRGKVHLSASPAPEAALAVVRGGAALAXEVFYPRWLQQLCCLRALFPSSGHHVLRILYNYSSP; encoded by the exons ATGAAGCCAATTGGACAAGTGCTTTGTGCTACAGGGGTTGTAGCTGGCCTCATAACTTTCTTCTGGAAAGATGACTTTAACCCAG AGAACCTGTCTGGTGCCTGTGTTCTCATGACTAGAGCCAGTGCTGGGATTGGAGAGCAGATAGCATATTGCTATGCCAGATTTGGTGCTGAAATTGTGTTGACTGCCAGAAGGGAAGCTGTACTGCAGAAG GTGATGGAGAAATGCATGACacttggagaaaagaaaatgttttatatcCCTACAGATATATTTTCCCCTTCAGAGCCTGAAAATGTGGTTCAGTTTGCTGTCCAAAAGCTGG GGGGCCTGGATTACC TGTTGAAGCACATCAGCAAGAACCGTTCCCAGCAGTGGGCCGGGGATGTGGAATACACCTGCTGGCTCATGCAG GTGAATTTTTTGAGTTATGTGGCTCTTGCAACAGCAGCTCTTCCCACCCTGGAGAAGAACAGAGGTGCTCTGGTGGTTGTTCCTTCCCTCACAG ggaAAATGCCCACTGCCTTTATCACTTCTTACTCTGCCCTCAAGTTTGCACTGGATGGATTTTTCAGCTCCCTGCACCATGAGCTTATCATGCAGAAGAGAGATGTGTCTGTCACATTGTGCATCCTGGGCCTGATAAACACTGATTCAGCATTGGAGTACACCAG GGGCAAAGTGCACCTCAGTGCCTCCCCTGCTCCCGAGGCCGCGCTCGCCGTTGTCCGGGGCGGAGCCGCTCTGG CGGAGGTTTTCTACCCGcggtggctgcagcagctctgctgcctccgGGCTCTGTTCCCCAGCAGCGGGCACCACGTGCTCCGGATTTTGTATAACTACAGCAGTCCCTAG
- the CELF5 gene encoding CUGBP Elav-like family member 5 isoform X5 produces the protein MHKGCAFLTYCARDSAIKAQTALHEQKTLPGMARPIQVKPADSESRGGDRKLFVGMLNKQQSEDDVLRLFEPFGVIDECTVLRGPDGNSKGCAFVKFSSHTEAQAAIHALHGSQTMPGASSSLVVKFADTDKERTLRRMQQMVGQLGIFTPSLSLPFSPYSAYAQALMQQQTTVLSTSHGSYLSPGVAFSPCHIQQIGAVSLNGLPATPIAPASGLHSPPLLGTAAMPGLVAPISNGFTGVVPFPNGHPTLETVYTNGLVPYSAQSPSVAETLHPAFTGVQQYAAVYPTTTITPIAQSIPQQPPILQQQQREGPEGCNLFIYHLPQEFGDNELMQMFLPFGFVSFDNPSSAQTAIQAMNGFQIGMKRLKVQLKRPKDANHPY, from the exons ATGGCGCGCCCGATCCAGGTGAAGCCTGCCGACAGCGAGAGCCGTGGAG GGGACAGGAAGCTCTTTGTGGGCATGTTAAATAAGCAGCAGTCTGAGGATGACGTGCTCCGGCTCTTTGAACCGTTTGGGGTCATTGATGAATGCACGGTGCTCCGTGGACCTGATGGGAACAGCAAAG GCTGTGCTTTTGTAAAGTTCTCATCTCACACAGAGGCTCAGGCAGCAATCCACGCACTCCATGGCAGCCAGACAATGCCC GGTGCCTCCTCCAGTCTAGTGGTGAAGTTTGCTGACACAGATAAGGAGAGGACCCTGCGCCGTATGCAGCAAATGGTGGGGCAGCTGGGCATTTTCACTCCATCTCTCTCCCTGCCGTTCAGCCCATACAGCGCCTATGCGCAGGCT CTGATGCAGCAGCAGACCACGGTTCTCTCCACCTCCCACGGCAGCTACCTGAGCCCGGGCGTCGCCTTCTCCCCGTGCCACATCCAGCAGATCGGTGCCGTCAGTCTCAACGGGCTGCCAGCCACTCCCATTGCACCAGCGTCAG GGCTACATTCACCACCTCTCCTGGGAACAGCAGCCATGCCAGGACTGGTGGCACCCATTTCCAATGGATTCACTGGAGTGGTACCATTCCCAAATGGGCATCCAACCTTGGAAACAGTTTACACCAATGGCCTTGTGCCATATTCAG ccCAGAGCCCTTCAGTAGCAGAGACTTTGCACCCAGCCTTCACAGGAGTTCAGCAGTATGCAG CTGTGTATCCAACCACCACCATCACCCCCATTGCACAGAGCATCCCTCAGCAGCCtcccatcctgcagcagcagcagcgagaaG GTCCTGAAGGCTGCAATCTCTTCATCTACCATCTCCCCCAGGAGTTTGGAGACAATGAGCTGATGCAGATGTTCCTGCCCTTTG GTTTTGTGAGCTTTGACAACCCATCCAGTGCACAGACTGCTATCCAGGCTATGAATGGCTTCCAGATTGGCATGAAACGCTTGAAGGTCCAGTTGAAACGGCCCAAGGATGCCAACCATCCCTACTGA